The following proteins come from a genomic window of Bradysia coprophila strain Holo2 unplaced genomic scaffold, BU_Bcop_v1 contig_138, whole genome shotgun sequence:
- the LOC119074140 gene encoding RNA-binding protein spenito-like — protein MSSIRDRARITVKIHNMKRSASRAPADRGDSPRVKRIRTSMDRYDHHVPDSRPSPDRRRLRSQSVHPRYVTPTHSTHRNDEFALAVIPREPIEQPPPERGHTFKVLCISALHPKASDEYVKDTLYREFKRFGDFSIRIGRDHDERVAYVCFRSSEVAREAKRQKPRVVLYDKSAMITVVYERPDQKYKPRSISPEYERSVASYYQPPPPPVTERRRAPTVDPYSRYAPHPPIHREYRPPMNHHDYMPPRGPMMHHPPHMHPSHHHYVPRHTIRHAAPPHESKKDKFPNYLHHVQPEDDPQATRTLFAGNLEVNISEEELRRIFGKYGQLDDIDIKRPNPGAGNAFAFVRFENLDMAHRAKIELSGQYIGKFQCKIGYGKANPTTRIWVGGLGAWTSLTQLEREFDRFGAIKKIEYKKGDSCAYIWYESIEAAQAAVKEMRGYALGGPDRRLRIDFSGVPNGQTPKPKSPAPPEPNCVYREATQYDSYASRGAYRGRGRGRGVFRGGYQQYEPQRVIIEEERRRPLLALEYEPANNSRTTATTNNNIRTPPVHNNIRSTPVNNIRTKRSQSRVRSPGPHTPDSEPDANISPAELLGSAVTLADVARKSAIFWTGALILKNSLFPAKLHLTDGDDDIASILMKDENGLHNLRITQRLRMDQSKLNDVQKRIRTSKSHAIFVALPNVAPIVVHDNSVQTRPLRNLVSYLKQKEAAGVLPLLQKTAQTSGVLYAFPPCQFSSDLLRRTCHNLTDETLKEDYLVVVVVRGASVPSL, from the exons ATGAGTAGTATACGTGACCGTGCTCGTATAACTGTGAAAATACACAATATGAAACGGAGTGCATCGCGAGCGCCCGCAGACAGGGGCGATTCGCCACGAGTGAAACGAATCCGAACAAGTATGGATCGGTACGATCATCATGTGCCCGACAGTCGACCGTCACCGGATCGACGACGTTTACGATCTCAAAGTGTGCATCCGCGGTATGTTACACCGACGCATAGTACACACCGAAACGATGAATTCGCATTAGCCGTTATTCCACGTGAGCCGATTGAACAACCGCCGCCAGAACGGGGACATACGTTTAAAGTGCTTTGCATCAGTGCTTTGCATCCCAAAGCATCGGATGAGTATGTGAAAGACACACTGTACCGGGAGTTTAAGCGGTTCGGTGATTTTAGTATTCGAATCGGGCGTGACCATGACGAACGTGTTGCTTATGTGTGTTTTCGTTCGTCGGAAGTGGCTCGTGAAGCTAAAAGACAGAAGCCACGTGTTGTTCTTTATGATAAGTCTGCTATGATAACTGTTGTGTATGAACGTCCCGATCAAAAATACAAACCGAGGTCCATTTCGCCGGAATACGAAAGAAGCGTAGCATCGTACTATcaaccaccaccaccacctgTAACGGAAAGACGTCGAGCGCCAACAGTCGATCCCTACAGCAGATACGCTCCCCATCCACCAATTCATCGTGAATATCGTCCGCCAATGAATCATCATGACTACATGCCGCCGAGAGGTCCAATGATGCACCATCCTCCGCACATGCATCCGTCGCATCATCACTACGTACCACGACACACAATCAGACATGCAGCCCCGCCGCACGAAAGTAAGAAagataaatttccaaattatcTGCATCACGTCCAGCCGGAAGACGATCCACAAGCGACAAGAACTCTGTTCGCCGGTAATTTGGAAGTGAACATTTCCGAGGAAGAGTTACGACGCATTTTTGGCAAGTACGGACAACTGGACGATATTGATATTAAGCGACCGAATCCCGGCGCTGGAAATGCCTTCGCGTTTGttcgattcgaaaatttggacaTGGCGCATCGGGCTAAAATCGAACTGTCCGGCCAATACATTGGAAAGTTTCAATGCAAAATCGGTTACGGAAAGGCAAATCCAACGACGCGAATCTGGGTGGGCGGACTGGGAGCGTGGACATCGTTAACTCAATTGGAAAGGGAATTCGACCGGTTCGGTgcaattaagaaaattgagtATAAAAAGGGCGACAGCTGTGCGTACATTTGGTATGAATCGATCGAAGCAGCCCAAGCAGCTGTCAAGGAAATGCGTGGCTATGCATTGGGTGGTCCAGACCGTCGCTTGAGAATAGATTTTTCTGGTGTGCCAAATGGTCAAACGCCGAAGCCAAAATCTCCAGCACCACCCGAACCGAATTGTGTGTACCGTGAAGCAACGCAATATGATAGCTATGCTTCGAGAGGTGCTTATCGTGGACGTGGTCGTGGCCGAGGAGTGTTTAGAGGTGGCTATCAGCAGTACGAACCTCAAAGAGTGATTATCGAAGAAGAACGACGACGACCGCTTCTGGCACTAGAGTACGAACCAGCGAATAATAGCAGAACTACTGCGACCACTAACAACAACATTAGGACTCCTCCTGTACATAATAACATTAGAAGCACACCAGTCAATAATATTAGGACAAAGCGATCGCAGTCGAGAGTACGAAGTCCG GGTCCACATACGCCAGACTCGGAACCAGATGCCAATATATCTCCAGCAGAATTGCTCGGATCAGCTGTGACATTAGCCGATGTAGCACGTAAATCAGCTATATTCTGGACCGGTGCGTTGATACTGAAGAACTCACTGTTTCCGGCTAAATTACATTTGACCGATGGCGACGACGACATAGCctcaattttaatgaaagacGAAAATGGTTTGCATAATCTGCGAATAACTCAGAGATTGCGCATGGACCAGTCGAAACTGAACGACGTGCAGAAACGTATACGCACATCCAAATCGCATGCCATCTTTGTGGCACTTCCGAATGTGGCGCCGATAGTCGTGCATGACAATAGCGTTCAAACTAGGCCATTACGTAATTTGGTATCGTATTTAAAGCAAAAGGAGGCAGCTGGTGTCCTACCACTATTGCAGAAAACAGCTCAAACTTCAGGCGTCTTATATGCATTCCCGCCGTGTCAATTTTCATCCGATTTATTGAGACGGACGTGTCATAATCTAACGGACGAGACACTGAAAGAAGACTacttggttgttgttgttgttcgtgGTGCAAGTGTTCCTTCGCTATGA